From Miscanthus floridulus cultivar M001 chromosome 15, ASM1932011v1, whole genome shotgun sequence, the proteins below share one genomic window:
- the LOC136508050 gene encoding uncharacterized protein: MREVVTVQVGGFANFVGSHFWNFQDELLGLADDPGADPVFSTAALDMDVLYRAGEIQQGVATYCPRLVSVGSRGSLGSLSSSGTLGSSSAAADQPNIFTWSGNVTKSVAKPHERNLFLQSLSEEEQNPSSSNGRNNARENIEDKDLVESLENGVNFWTDYSKVQYHPQSLYELYGSWTDFDKFDNYGTAKEVVSEWSQMEEMNERLRFFVEECDHIQGIQFLVDDSGGFASVAAQFLESIADDYTNTPVMLYCVRNPDSYGSSRNQRETIIRSLHDAVSLSKLSYSCNLMVPVGLPSLSYLSPLLSIKDEKHFHSSAICAAAIHSLSVPFRLRHVGPASDSAHSSGKLDIGELVHILSDQGRQNMITVLDVAMPAPSLTDRKDLRNIQRSLHSLTPEISDEDEDPYAVESLVVHGALDAGGKRASISQVKDSICSALEGRATKPKFSHLSLSSCPLPIPLPFPSIFSGSVGQQGEILSNSHPEGTRPKGSLDVVSVPMAARLRSSSAIAPFIERRSTSLQRLGVARGSLGSQVLRDWGFGKEEVEDMGEHLAKMLRPFYPEMDLTSDSDD, encoded by the exons ATGAGGGAGGTGGTGACGGTGCAGGTCGGCGGCTTCGCGAACTTCGTCGGTTCCCACTTCTGGAACTTCCAG GATGAGCTGCTCGGGCTCGCCGATGACCCTGGCGCCGACCCGGTATTCAGCACCGCCGCCCTGGACATGGACGTCCTGTACCGCGCCGGCGAGATACAGCAG GGCGTTGCCACCTACTGCCCTCGCTTGGTGTCAGTAGGCTCTCGAG GGTCTCTTGGCTCGTTAAGTTCCTCTGGTACTCTAGGTTCGAGCAGTGCTGCTGCAGATCAGCCCAACATCTTCACATG GTCCGGAAATGTAACAAAATCAGTAGCAAAACCTCATGAGCGGAATTTGTTCCTACAAAGTTTATCTGAAGAAGAACAGAACCCAAGCTCTAGCAATGGCCGGAACAATGCCAGAGAAAATATTGAAGATAAGGACCTTGTTGAAAGTCTAGAGAATGGAGTCAATTTTTGGACTGATTATTCAAAAGTTCAGTATCACCCTCAGAGCTTGTATGAGTTGTATGGATCATGGACAGACTTTGACAAGTTTGATAACTATGGGACTGCAAAGGAGGTGGTTTCAGAATGGTCTCAAATGGAGGAGATGAATGAGAGGCTAAGGTTCTTTGTCGAAGAATGCGACCATATCCAG GGCATCCAGTTTCTTGTGGATGATTCTGGAGGCTTTGCCAGTGTAGCTGCACAGTTTTTGGAGAGTATTGCTGATGATTACACAAATACCCCTGTAATGCTATATTGTGTGCGGAATCCAGACTCATATGGGTCTTCCAGAAATCAGCGCGAAACCATCATAAGATCTTTGCATGATGCTGTGTCATTGTCGAAACTTTCATACTCCTGCAATCTGATGGTACCAGTAGGACTGCCTTCTCTAA GTTACTTGTCACCTTTGCTATCTATAAAAGATGAGAAACACTTCCACTCCAGTGCCATTTGTGCAGCAGCAATACATTCATTATCTGTTCCATTTAGGCTACGACATGTGGGCCCGGCCTCAGATTCAGCACATTCATCTGGTAAGCTTGATATCGGTGAGCTTGTGCACATATTATCTGATCAAGGCAGGCAGAACATGATCACAGTGCTGGATGTAGCAATGCCTGCCCCTTCTTTGACAG ATAGAAAAGATCTGAGGAACATACAGAGGAGCTTGCATTCTCTGACCCCTGAAATCAGCGATGAGGATGAAGATCCTTATGCTGTTGAATCTTTGGTGGTTCATGGAGCCCTAGATGCAG GCGGGAAAAGAGCTTCCATATCTCAGGTGAAGGACTCCATCTGTTCTGCTCTGGAAGGCAGGGCAACAAAACCAAAGTTCTCCCACCTCTCACTATCGTCGTGCCCCCTCCCAATCCCACTCCCATTCCCGTCGATCTTCAGCGGCAGCGTAGGCCAGCAGGGCGAGATCCTCAGCAACAGCCACCCAGAAGGAACCCGGCCAAAGGGTTCGCTCGACGTCGTCTCAGTGCCGATGGCAGCACGCCTGAGGTCGAGCAGCGCCATAGCGCCCTTCATTGAGAGGAGGTCGACGAGCCTCCAGAGGCTCGGCGTCGCCAGGGGTTCGCTGGGCTCGCAGGTCCTCCGTGACTGGGGCTTCGGGAAGGAGGAGGTCGAGGACATGGGCGAGCACCTGGCGAAGATGCTGCGCCCGTTTTACCCCGAAATGGATCTGACATCGGATTCTGATGACTAG